A single genomic interval of Geotoga petraea harbors:
- a CDS encoding type II toxin-antitoxin system MqsA family antitoxin has translation MKCLNCGEKMDKRIVKLNDDYFETLNDQKISMYFCDNCGESFFDTDEFNELVKKNMYNLNKDKEEISKDKIFEVREKYNLSQKEMSLILGRSISLVSKLENGERKLVGTLRDIYTDYFFQGKILDFVEKYKDDIPNEDYNNIVRKIKLNKNNVKYKENISLENGMNFIEDNIDNFISREEMECEECLTAA, from the coding sequence ATGAAATGTTTAAATTGTGGTGAAAAAATGGATAAAAGAATAGTTAAATTAAACGACGATTATTTTGAAACTTTGAATGATCAAAAAATATCTATGTATTTTTGTGATAATTGTGGTGAATCTTTTTTTGATACTGATGAGTTTAATGAGTTGGTTAAGAAAAATATGTATAACTTGAATAAAGATAAAGAGGAAATTTCAAAAGATAAGATTTTTGAAGTGAGAGAGAAATACAATTTATCTCAAAAAGAGATGTCTTTGATTTTAGGAAGATCTATTTCTTTGGTATCCAAACTTGAGAATGGAGAAAGAAAATTAGTGGGGACTCTTAGAGATATATATACTGATTATTTTTTTCAAGGGAAAATTTTGGATTTTGTTGAAAAATATAAGGATGATATTCCAAATGAAGATTATAATAATATTGTAAGAAAGATAAAGTTAAACAAAAATAATGTTAAATACAAAGAAAATATTTCTTTGGAAAATGGGATGAATTTTATAGAAGATAATATAGATAATTTTATTAGTAGGGAAGAGATGGAGTGTGAAGAATGTCTAACAGCCGCCTAA
- a CDS encoding nucleotide sugar dehydrogenase, with translation MKLIDKIKDKSAKIGVIGLGYVGLPLAVEKAKAGYEVLGFDVQEDKVEKVNKGINYIGDVVNEELEDIVKNKRLSATADYDRIKECDAVMICVPTPLDKFKQPDLTYVEASTKEVAKRIHSETLVVLESTTYPGTTEEIMLPILEESGLKAGVDFYLAYSPERVDPGNITYKTKNTPKVVGGVTEECTKVAQALYESVLDAKVFTVSSPKEAEMSKILENSFRIVNIAFINEMAIVAKKMGINIWEVVDAASTKPFGFMPFYPGPGVGGHCIPIDPFYLTYKARAYDYHTRLIEMAGEINDSMPDYVVEQLTNIMNDNKKCLNGAKILLMGVAYKNDIEDMRESPALKVIERLESKKANVVCSDPYVETFKINGKEYKTEKLTPELVESADAVIITTGHKNNVDYDMLVEKAKVILDTKNTLKDKHHENKDKIFLI, from the coding sequence ATGAAATTAATAGACAAAATAAAAGATAAAAGTGCAAAAATCGGTGTAATAGGACTCGGATATGTTGGACTGCCGCTTGCAGTTGAAAAGGCAAAAGCTGGATACGAAGTACTCGGTTTCGATGTGCAAGAAGACAAAGTAGAAAAAGTGAACAAAGGGATAAACTACATAGGCGACGTGGTAAACGAAGAATTAGAAGACATAGTAAAAAACAAGAGATTATCTGCAACAGCAGATTACGACAGGATAAAAGAATGTGACGCTGTTATGATATGTGTTCCTACACCACTTGATAAATTCAAACAACCAGACCTCACATACGTAGAAGCTTCAACAAAAGAAGTCGCAAAAAGAATACATTCAGAAACATTGGTTGTGTTGGAAAGCACAACATACCCTGGTACAACAGAAGAAATTATGCTCCCAATATTAGAAGAATCCGGATTAAAAGCAGGGGTTGATTTTTATCTCGCATACTCTCCAGAAAGAGTGGATCCAGGAAACATCACCTACAAAACAAAAAACACTCCAAAAGTTGTTGGGGGAGTCACAGAAGAATGCACAAAAGTAGCACAAGCACTATACGAAAGCGTGTTAGACGCAAAAGTATTCACAGTATCTTCTCCAAAAGAAGCAGAAATGTCAAAAATATTGGAAAACAGTTTTAGAATAGTTAACATAGCTTTTATAAACGAAATGGCCATAGTAGCTAAAAAAATGGGGATAAACATCTGGGAAGTTGTTGACGCTGCATCGACAAAACCATTTGGTTTCATGCCCTTCTATCCTGGTCCAGGGGTTGGTGGGCACTGTATCCCAATAGACCCATTCTATCTAACTTACAAAGCAAGAGCATATGATTACCACACAAGGTTGATAGAAATGGCTGGAGAAATAAACGACTCAATGCCAGATTACGTGGTAGAACAGCTAACGAACATAATGAACGACAACAAAAAATGCTTAAACGGTGCAAAAATTCTACTCATGGGAGTGGCTTACAAAAACGACATAGAAGACATGAGAGAATCCCCAGCACTAAAAGTAATAGAAAGACTCGAATCCAAAAAGGCTAATGTAGTTTGCTCTGATCCATACGTAGAAACTTTCAAAATAAACGGAAAAGAATACAAAACAGAAAAACTAACTCCAGAACTCGTAGAATCAGCAGACGCAGTAATAATAACAACAGGCCACAAAAACAACGTTGATTACGATATGCTCGTTGAAAAAGCAAAAGTAATACTCGACACAAAAAACACTTTAAAAGATAAACACCACGAAAACAAAGACAAAATTTTCTTGATATAA
- a CDS encoding glycosyltransferase, with translation MKKKTRIFVGLVEVAGYFGNLKKGFLENGVECEFITLDNHKFNYGNEDRNIFSELIKKINKINLKNKKIYFMLSYFLSIIPRLMLLIYILFKFDVIIYSLNSTLLRFLELPIYKLFNKKIVYVYLGSDSRPPYLNGWFVNSGNYNSTYKRSIKKKKIIKKVEKYADYIIDYPPQAHFHERNFISGLTVGFPISGFEEQPKKREKINKDYIRILHAPSSPIIKGSFNIDKYIENLKNKGYNIDFIKIVNKEHSEVIQEIKNCDFVIDQMYSDTPLAGLATEAAFFGKASIVGSYYVNYINNDVEKRFIPPSVFCLPEELESKIEYFINNIDQIKEIGRESQKFVKNNWGSKVVARKYMDVINGKIPKSNYFSPYNIEYIYGVGTSKSQLKNFLKNYLHEYGEKGLCLNDKPDLVERIKKFIDTK, from the coding sequence ATGAAGAAAAAAACACGTATTTTTGTAGGGTTAGTAGAGGTTGCCGGGTATTTTGGAAATTTAAAAAAAGGGTTTTTAGAAAATGGTGTTGAATGTGAATTTATTACTTTAGATAATCATAAATTTAATTATGGTAATGAAGATAGAAATATATTTTCAGAGTTAATTAAAAAAATAAACAAAATTAATTTGAAAAATAAGAAAATTTATTTCATGTTGAGCTATTTTTTATCCATTATTCCAAGATTAATGTTATTAATTTATATACTTTTTAAATTTGATGTAATTATCTATTCTTTGAATTCTACATTATTAAGATTTTTAGAACTTCCTATCTATAAGCTTTTTAATAAGAAAATAGTTTATGTTTATTTGGGCTCTGATTCAAGGCCTCCGTATTTAAATGGTTGGTTTGTGAATTCAGGTAATTATAATTCAACTTATAAGAGAAGTATTAAGAAAAAAAAGATTATAAAAAAAGTAGAAAAGTATGCTGATTATATTATAGACTATCCGCCTCAAGCACATTTTCACGAAAGAAATTTTATCTCAGGTTTGACAGTTGGATTCCCAATAAGTGGCTTTGAAGAACAACCAAAAAAAAGGGAAAAAATAAATAAAGATTATATAAGAATTTTGCATGCCCCTTCATCTCCAATTATTAAGGGAAGTTTCAATATTGATAAATACATTGAAAATTTAAAAAATAAAGGTTATAACATTGATTTTATAAAAATTGTTAATAAAGAACATTCAGAAGTGATTCAAGAAATTAAAAACTGTGATTTCGTAATTGACCAAATGTATAGCGATACACCTTTAGCAGGATTAGCTACAGAGGCTGCGTTTTTTGGTAAAGCTTCAATAGTTGGCAGTTATTATGTTAATTATATAAACAATGATGTAGAGAAAAGGTTTATTCCTCCATCTGTTTTTTGTTTACCAGAAGAATTAGAATCAAAAATTGAATATTTTATAAATAACATAGATCAAATTAAAGAGATAGGAAGAGAATCTCAAAAATTTGTTAAAAATAATTGGGGTTCTAAAGTTGTAGCAAGGAAGTATATGGATGTTATCAATGGTAAAATTCCAAAAAGTAATTATTTTTCACCATACAATATTGAATATATATATGGAGTAGGGACATCAAAAAGTCAACTAAAAAATTTTTTGAAAAATTATTTACATGAATACGGTGAAAAAGGATTATGCTTAAATGATAAGCCAGATTTAGTAGAAAGAATTAAAAAATTTATCGATACAAAATAA
- a CDS encoding NAD-dependent epimerase/dehydratase family protein produces the protein MIKNKRILLTGGAGFIGTKLCGLLGDDNEILIYDSLARNSIKGTNLLEKENINLVKGDILDYNHLEKTINEFKPQIVIHMAAIAGIDTVIKSPIKTMEVNMIGTYNVLKASEKNMKIIERFLDFSTSEVFGSYAYKVNEQSTTNLAPVGEARWTYQVSKIAGEHLAHSYYKEYGLPIVSIRPFNVFGPGQVGEGAIHVFVKKALKDETISIHGDGDQIRSWCYIDDFVDGIMLALEKKEAIGHSFNIGNPRGTITINHLAEMTVMLAKSKSKIVHVPKNYVDVELRIPSIDKARKLLDYEPKIDLSEGILRTLDWYRKTMEGNDK, from the coding sequence ATGATAAAAAACAAGAGGATTTTACTAACAGGTGGAGCAGGGTTTATAGGGACAAAGTTGTGTGGGTTATTGGGAGATGATAATGAAATACTAATATATGATAGTTTAGCAAGAAATTCAATAAAAGGTACAAATTTATTGGAAAAAGAAAATATAAATTTAGTAAAAGGCGACATATTAGATTATAACCATTTAGAAAAAACAATAAATGAATTTAAGCCACAAATAGTAATACACATGGCAGCGATAGCCGGAATAGACACAGTAATAAAAAGCCCAATAAAAACAATGGAAGTAAATATGATAGGAACATATAATGTATTAAAAGCATCAGAAAAAAACATGAAGATAATCGAGAGATTTTTAGATTTTTCAACAAGTGAAGTATTTGGATCTTATGCATATAAAGTAAATGAGCAAAGCACAACAAATCTTGCACCTGTAGGGGAAGCAAGATGGACTTACCAAGTTAGCAAGATAGCAGGAGAACATTTAGCACATAGTTACTATAAAGAATATGGATTACCTATAGTATCAATTAGACCTTTCAATGTATTTGGACCAGGACAAGTTGGAGAAGGGGCAATACATGTATTTGTAAAAAAGGCACTAAAAGATGAAACGATAAGTATACATGGAGATGGAGATCAAATAAGGTCATGGTGCTATATAGATGATTTTGTAGATGGAATAATGTTAGCATTAGAAAAAAAAGAAGCCATAGGACATTCGTTTAATATAGGAAACCCAAGAGGAACAATAACAATAAACCACTTAGCTGAAATGACAGTTATGTTAGCTAAATCAAAATCAAAAATAGTACATGTACCAAAAAATTATGTAGATGTTGAATTAAGAATACCAAGTATAGATAAAGCAAGGAAGTTGTTAGACTATGAGCCTAAAATAGATTTAAGTGAAGGAATATTAAGGACTTTAGACTGGTATAGAAAAACAATGGAAGGTAATGATAAATGA
- a CDS encoding DegT/DnrJ/EryC1/StrS family aminotransferase: MKVPLFDMTRQYEKLRKEILKNLDAVFASGRVILGDNVKMLEENVQKYLITKHAIGVASGSDALLIAVKALNFEKGDYIITTPYTFFATASSITRNGLKPLFVDITEKDYDIDLGKVEDILQNHPEKEKIKGFIPVHLFGKSMDLKRLKQIKEKYGIKIIEDNAQSIGAREQIDGKEVYAGTVGDVGTISFFPTKNLGGYGDGGMIITDNDDLAARMRKLRVHGAAKKYHHDEVGFNSRLDEVQAAILKIKLKELEKYIEKRIKKAENYAELFKKHNLEDKIKYPEAKTDKSHVYHQYVVELKKGNRDRLKDFLKEKGIGTSIYYPVGLHSQECFKELGYSEDDFPVTQHATKTTLALPIFPELKKKEQEYVVENIKKYFEEEEK, encoded by the coding sequence ATGAAAGTACCTTTGTTTGACATGACAAGACAATACGAAAAACTCAGAAAAGAAATACTAAAAAATCTCGATGCAGTTTTCGCATCTGGAAGGGTGATACTCGGGGACAACGTGAAAATGTTGGAAGAAAACGTACAAAAATATCTAATCACAAAACATGCTATAGGTGTTGCGAGTGGATCTGACGCCCTGTTGATTGCCGTAAAAGCACTCAACTTTGAAAAAGGTGATTACATAATAACCACACCGTATACATTCTTCGCAACAGCATCATCGATAACAAGAAACGGACTAAAACCACTATTCGTAGACATAACAGAAAAAGATTATGACATTGACCTGGGCAAAGTAGAAGATATCCTACAAAACCACCCTGAAAAAGAAAAGATAAAAGGGTTCATCCCAGTTCACTTGTTTGGTAAATCGATGGACCTAAAAAGACTAAAACAAATAAAAGAAAAATACGGAATAAAAATAATAGAAGACAACGCTCAATCAATTGGGGCAAGAGAACAAATAGACGGAAAAGAAGTTTACGCAGGAACTGTCGGAGACGTTGGAACGATATCTTTCTTCCCAACAAAAAACCTCGGTGGATACGGAGACGGTGGAATGATAATAACAGACAACGACGACCTCGCCGCAAGAATGAGAAAACTCAGAGTACACGGAGCCGCAAAAAAATACCACCACGACGAAGTCGGATTCAACTCAAGGCTCGACGAAGTACAAGCAGCAATATTGAAAATAAAACTAAAAGAGCTTGAAAAATACATAGAAAAAAGAATCAAAAAAGCAGAAAATTACGCAGAACTATTCAAAAAACACAATTTAGAAGACAAGATAAAATATCCCGAAGCAAAAACAGACAAAAGCCATGTTTACCACCAATACGTGGTTGAACTCAAAAAAGGGAACAGAGATAGGCTAAAAGACTTCTTAAAAGAAAAAGGCATTGGAACATCCATCTATTATCCAGTTGGGCTACATTCTCAAGAATGTTTCAAGGAACTTGGATACAGTGAAGACGATTTCCCAGTAACACAACACGCAACAAAAACAACACTTGCACTACCAATATTCCCAGAATTAAAGAAAAAAGAACAGGAATACGTTGTTGAAAATATAAAAAAATATTTTGAGGAGGAAGAAAAATGA
- a CDS encoding HipA domain-containing protein produces MKLFEIINLNDKEWNLNKEINTSGRNKKYWFRNNKEEVLFKFIKPNTREHVSEKIAYEIGELLNISVARYDFASYNNNEGSISYNFKEKESNIEYFEIVKFIMDEYPNYDFNTMKNENNGKDYSFELCLEILENLNGEKLIEDYIRMILFDALIGNSDRHHSNWGLYNKRDKYYFAPLYDHSPSLGFNLTDKKIKQFYKDKRYQNSVLYSNSKSLLKIKDKNITKHFDIVK; encoded by the coding sequence ATGAAATTGTTTGAAATAATAAACTTAAATGATAAAGAATGGAATTTAAATAAAGAAATAAACACTTCCGGTAGAAATAAAAAATACTGGTTTAGAAATAATAAGGAAGAAGTACTGTTTAAGTTCATCAAGCCTAATACTAGAGAACACGTATCGGAAAAAATAGCTTATGAAATTGGTGAGTTATTAAACATCTCTGTGGCTAGATATGATTTTGCTAGTTATAATAATAATGAAGGGTCAATAAGTTATAATTTTAAAGAAAAAGAATCTAATATTGAATATTTTGAAATTGTAAAATTTATTATGGATGAATACCCGAATTATGATTTTAATACAATGAAAAATGAAAACAATGGTAAAGATTATTCTTTTGAATTATGTCTTGAAATACTTGAAAACTTGAATGGTGAAAAATTAATAGAAGACTATATCAGAATGATATTATTTGATGCTTTAATTGGTAACAGTGATAGACATCATAGTAATTGGGGGTTATACAATAAAAGAGATAAATATTATTTTGCTCCATTATATGATCATAGTCCTTCTCTTGGGTTTAACTTAACTGATAAAAAAATAAAACAATTTTATAAGGATAAAAGATATCAAAATTCAGTTTTGTATAGCAATTCAAAATCATTATTAAAAATAAAAGATAAAAATATAACAAAACATTTTGATATTGTAAAATAA
- a CDS encoding winged helix-turn-helix transcriptional regulator: protein MLELDEYNFFNPSPNFREMMILKLISKNENISQDKLAKNVGIVPSMVNRYLKDFEEKEYLIKDGENRRNMKYELTDEGKKRLQFLTVSFVNEVSKMYSDTKNSFLNVINVLEKNNINKILLYGAGVIGGIVLKVLNSENMEVIGFIDDSLSKHGDKIHGIDIYSPNEIKEEKYDAVIIASFRHSEEILKNAKENKIKKLYIFKIDENGDVSLEKEA from the coding sequence ATGTTAGAACTTGACGAATACAATTTTTTCAATCCATCACCGAATTTCAGAGAGATGATGATCTTAAAATTAATATCAAAAAACGAGAACATTTCTCAGGACAAGCTGGCAAAAAATGTTGGGATTGTTCCTTCCATGGTTAACAGATACCTAAAAGATTTTGAAGAAAAAGAATACCTAATAAAAGACGGAGAAAACAGGCGAAACATGAAATACGAACTGACAGATGAAGGAAAAAAGAGACTGCAGTTTTTGACAGTTTCATTTGTGAATGAAGTATCGAAAATGTATTCTGATACCAAAAATTCTTTTTTAAACGTCATAAACGTTTTGGAAAAAAACAACATAAACAAAATCTTGCTTTACGGTGCTGGAGTCATAGGCGGAATTGTTTTAAAAGTTTTGAACTCTGAAAACATGGAAGTCATTGGGTTCATAGATGACTCATTATCTAAACACGGTGACAAAATACACGGAATAGACATATACTCACCAAACGAAATAAAAGAAGAAAAATACGATGCAGTAATAATAGCCAGTTTCAGACATTCAGAAGAAATACTCAAAAACGCAAAAGAAAACAAAATAAAAAAACTATACATATTTAAAATAGACGAAAACGGAGACGTTTCTCTGGAAAAGGAGGCATAA
- a CDS encoding DegT/DnrJ/EryC1/StrS family aminotransferase, giving the protein MIKITTPVLGEEELKEVKKVLDSGYLVQNKYVKLIEEFISKYVGTKHAVAVSSGTAALHLSLLSLGIKEGDEVIVPDFTFPATVNVVEMVGAKPILVDIDPETFCINTEEIESKITNKTKAIMPVHEFGNSANMDEIIKVSKKYNLKIIEDAACALGTEYKKKKIGSIGDIGCFSFHPRKSVTTGEGGIITTNDPEIYEKLQILRNHGISKVEGKVDFVLPGYNYRLTDIQAAIGVVQLKKLEEIIDKKINLAEIYNRELKNIDKIRAPKYQEEVRHTYQTYHVILSESINRDEVIKELKKNEIESNYGAYAIHALKYYREKYKLDDSEFKNSLKAYNQGLALPLSYELDEKDVIFVVKKLKEIIQKG; this is encoded by the coding sequence ATGATAAAAATCACAACTCCAGTATTAGGGGAAGAAGAATTAAAAGAAGTAAAAAAAGTACTCGATTCGGGATATTTGGTACAAAATAAATACGTAAAACTAATAGAAGAATTTATATCTAAATATGTAGGAACTAAACATGCAGTTGCTGTTAGTTCTGGAACTGCTGCATTGCATTTGTCCTTATTATCATTAGGTATAAAAGAAGGGGATGAAGTAATTGTCCCAGATTTTACATTTCCTGCAACAGTTAACGTAGTAGAAATGGTGGGTGCAAAGCCTATATTAGTGGATATAGACCCAGAAACTTTTTGTATAAATACAGAAGAAATAGAATCAAAAATAACAAATAAAACAAAAGCAATTATGCCCGTACATGAATTTGGGAACAGTGCTAACATGGATGAAATAATAAAAGTTTCTAAAAAATACAATTTAAAAATAATAGAAGATGCAGCGTGTGCATTGGGAACAGAATATAAAAAAAAGAAAATAGGAAGTATAGGAGATATTGGTTGTTTTAGTTTTCATCCGAGAAAATCAGTTACAACAGGAGAAGGTGGAATAATAACAACAAATGATCCAGAAATATATGAAAAATTACAAATATTAAGAAACCATGGGATATCAAAAGTTGAAGGAAAAGTAGATTTTGTACTTCCTGGATATAATTATAGATTAACAGATATACAAGCGGCAATTGGAGTTGTACAATTAAAAAAATTAGAAGAAATAATAGATAAAAAAATAAATTTAGCAGAAATATACAATAGAGAATTAAAAAATATAGATAAAATAAGAGCACCAAAATATCAAGAAGAAGTAAGGCATACTTATCAGACTTATCATGTGATATTAAGTGAATCAATAAATAGAGATGAAGTAATAAAAGAATTAAAAAAGAATGAAATTGAAAGTAATTATGGAGCTTATGCAATACATGCACTAAAATATTATAGAGAGAAATATAAATTAGATGATTCAGAATTTAAAAATTCACTAAAGGCATATAATCAAGGGTTGGCTTTACCACTAAGTTATGAGTTGGATGAAAAAGATGTGATTTTTGTGGTGAAAAAATTAAAAGAAATTATACAAAAAGGATGA
- a CDS encoding acyltransferase — translation MKQEEFNKMMDNYIEEKRKKMKTQWNRILPTNELLFDRWEKAEMLNSGENTSVYDSSVIMGNVKIGRNVWVGPFTVIEGIHGVVEIGDNCNISSGVQIFTHDSVKRVLSSGEKDLETGDVYIGENTYIGGLTIVSKGVSIGKYCVIGANSLVNKDIPDYSIAFGTPIKVMGKVEFQDGDINFVYF, via the coding sequence ATGAAACAAGAAGAATTCAATAAAATGATGGATAATTATATAGAAGAAAAAAGAAAAAAAATGAAAACGCAATGGAATAGAATATTACCTACAAATGAATTGCTTTTTGATAGATGGGAAAAAGCAGAAATGTTGAACTCAGGGGAAAACACCAGTGTTTATGATAGTTCTGTAATTATGGGAAATGTAAAAATAGGTAGAAATGTATGGGTAGGACCGTTTACAGTAATTGAAGGGATTCATGGAGTTGTTGAAATAGGAGATAATTGTAATATATCAAGTGGAGTACAAATTTTCACGCATGATTCTGTAAAAAGGGTTTTGTCCAGTGGGGAAAAAGATTTAGAAACTGGAGATGTTTATATAGGAGAAAATACCTATATAGGCGGTCTAACTATTGTTTCTAAAGGAGTTTCAATAGGGAAATATTGTGTTATAGGTGCAAATAGTTTGGTAAATAAAGATATTCCAGATTATTCAATAGCTTTTGGAACACCAATTAAAGTTATGGGAAAAGTTGAATTTCAAGATGGAGATATTAATTTTGTCTATTTTTAA
- a CDS encoding Gfo/Idh/MocA family protein produces MLKFVLVGCGRIATKKHTEAFINNKGYISLEAVCDIQKEKAENLANIIEENGLKRPKIYTDYTKMAEIGFDAVVIATESGKHYEISKFFLNNSKHVLTEKPMALNTKHMDDMIKTAEEKNVNLGVCFQNRFNPPIQELRKKIESNDIGNIYHGQASIRWNRNEGYYKQAPWRGTWEQDGGTLMNQCTHNIDLLIWNMNSEIEQVYGQINNFNHPYIQAEDFGSAIIKFKNGALGIIEGTANTYPKNLEETLSVFGEKGTVVIGGLAVNKIETWNIQQETEHPFQTLPDPETVYGAGHTPLYKDFHDSIIEGRKPYVDGKEGKKAVEVVLAIYKSTKENKPIKFPFEFSTEDMKEFFGR; encoded by the coding sequence TTGCTAAAATTTGTTTTAGTTGGTTGTGGAAGAATAGCAACCAAAAAACACACAGAAGCATTCATAAACAACAAAGGCTATATAAGCCTTGAAGCAGTTTGCGATATACAAAAAGAAAAAGCAGAAAACCTCGCAAACATAATAGAAGAAAATGGATTAAAAAGGCCAAAAATATACACCGATTACACAAAAATGGCAGAAATAGGATTTGATGCAGTGGTAATAGCCACAGAATCTGGAAAACATTATGAAATATCCAAATTCTTCTTAAACAATTCAAAACACGTTCTAACTGAAAAACCAATGGCACTAAACACAAAACACATGGACGACATGATAAAAACCGCCGAAGAAAAAAACGTGAATCTTGGAGTATGTTTTCAAAACAGGTTCAACCCACCAATACAAGAATTGAGAAAAAAGATAGAGTCGAATGACATTGGAAATATATACCACGGGCAAGCATCCATAAGATGGAACAGAAACGAAGGTTACTACAAACAAGCTCCTTGGAGAGGGACGTGGGAACAAGACGGAGGAACTTTGATGAACCAATGCACACACAACATAGACCTTTTGATATGGAACATGAACTCTGAAATAGAACAAGTATATGGACAAATAAACAACTTCAACCACCCATACATTCAAGCAGAAGATTTTGGATCTGCAATAATAAAATTCAAAAACGGTGCTCTTGGAATAATCGAAGGAACAGCAAACACATACCCAAAAAATCTGGAAGAAACTCTGTCTGTATTTGGAGAAAAAGGAACAGTTGTGATAGGTGGCCTCGCTGTAAACAAAATAGAAACTTGGAACATACAACAAGAAACAGAACACCCATTCCAAACACTTCCAGACCCAGAAACAGTTTACGGAGCAGGGCATACTCCTTTATACAAAGATTTTCATGATTCAATAATAGAAGGAAGAAAACCTTACGTAGACGGAAAAGAAGGCAAAAAAGCAGTAGAAGTAGTGCTGGCAATATACAAATCAACAAAAGAAAACAAACCAATAAAATTCCCATTCGAATTCTCAACAGAAGACATGAAAGAATTCTTTGGTAGATAA
- a CDS encoding HipA N-terminal domain-containing protein has protein sequence MNELRVVHNRKNEKITVGYLKRIPQGFLFEYDENYLKNNKKIFFAKSKGNKFINNKMFAFFKSRLPDEKRPDIQEILESYGLKEYDDFELLAKTKGKIMTDNYEFEKMK, from the coding sequence ATGAATGAATTAAGAGTTGTTCATAACAGAAAAAATGAAAAAATAACTGTTGGATATTTAAAAAGAATCCCTCAAGGGTTTTTATTTGAATATGACGAAAACTACTTAAAGAATAATAAAAAGATTTTCTTTGCAAAATCAAAAGGGAATAAATTTATAAATAATAAGATGTTTGCATTTTTCAAAAGCAGACTTCCAGATGAAAAAAGGCCTGATATTCAAGAAATTTTAGAAAGCTATGGATTGAAAGAATATGATGATTTTGAACTACTTGCAAAGACAAAAGGCAAGATTATGACAGATAATTATGAATTTGAAAAAATGAAATAG